One window from the genome of Salvia miltiorrhiza cultivar Shanhuang (shh) chromosome 7, IMPLAD_Smil_shh, whole genome shotgun sequence encodes:
- the LOC130995815 gene encoding NAC domain-containing protein 2-like: MVGSRISSGLPPGFRFHPTDEELIIYYLRNQATSRPCPVSIIPEVDIYKFDPWQLPDKAEFGENEWYFFTPRDRKYPNGVRPNRAAVSGYWKATGTDKAIHSGSKYVGVKKALVFYKGRPPKGVKTDWIMHEYRLNESRSQPYKQNGSMRLDDWVLCRIYKKKNLGRSSFEHQPIKVEDSFVSHQIAAANDDRNRGSEEQEAAAAAYRFPRTHSLTHLWEFDSYMGSSISQLLNDNSSLYNLNINNQENDNGGFLRAHEKLQQSSDSAAKSHVHQTTFVNPVYDQFQ, translated from the exons atggtaGGATCAAGAATCAGCTCTGGACTTCCACCTGGATTCAGATTCCACCCGACCGATGAAGAACTAATCATCTACTACCTTCGCAACCAAGCTACATCAAGACCTTGCCCTGTTTCAATCATCCCAGAAGTCGATATATACAAATTTGATCCATGGCAGCTTCCCG ACAAGGCGGAATTCGGAGAGAACGAGTGGTACTTCTTCACCCCTCGTGATCGGAAGTACCCGAACGGCGTCCGGCCAAATAGGGCGGCCGTGTCCGGCTACTGGAAAGCGACGGGCACCGACAAAGCCATCCACAGTGGCTCCAAATACGTAGGTGTGAAGAAAGCACTTGTTTTCTACAAGGGGCGCCCGCCTAAGGGCGTCAAGACCGATTGGATCATGCACGAGTACCGTCTCAACGAGTCAAGATCCCAACCCTATAAACAGAATGGCTCAATGAGG TTGGATGATTGGGTGCTGTGCAGAATCTACAAGAAGAAGAATCTAGGAAGGAGTAGTTTCGAACATCAGCCAATTAAAGTTGAAGATTCGTTTGTAAGTCATCAAATTGCGGCGGCCAACGATGATCGGAATCGTGGTAGCGAAGAACAAGAAGCTGCGGCGGCTGCATACAGATTTCCAAGAACTCATTCGTTAACTCATTTATGGGAGTTTGATAGTTACATGGGCTCCTCCATCTCCCAGCTTCTCAACGACAACTCTTCATTGTACAATCTGAATATTAATAATCAAGAAAATGATAATGGAGGTTTTTTGCGGGCCCACGAGAAGCTTCAGCAATCATCGGATTCGGCAGCCAAGTCCCATGTGCATCAGACAACGTTTGTGAATCCGGTTTATGATCAGTTTCAGTAG